A stretch of the Methanobacterium veterum genome encodes the following:
- a CDS encoding rod shape-determining protein codes for MNLFGKKEETEEVRKEGITNTLGIDLGTLNTVVAKPSGDKFDLYKIPSVVAVKKEDPSYVLAVGEDAKLMLGRTPEDIIAVRPLRKGVIESVAQAEALLIYAMDKGAGDSMDHIDRIVIGIPGDASEVEKNAVEEIGRKAGASYVLVISEGLAAAIGAGLPIAEASGTMVIDIGAGSSDIVVISLGGITDIETVRLGGDNIDDNIVEKVKELYNVQIGIHEAEKAKIEVGMVHSGSDIETIKTTAIGKDMETNKPKEVELDSALVAEAAEPVVVELIEALKVILERMSPELISGVYKETVVVGGTSQLRGLKERIYEEVGVPVEISDDPMTVVAKGAAIVAAEPRALEPEVRLKAMK; via the coding sequence ATGAATCTTTTTGGAAAGAAGGAAGAAACAGAAGAAGTGAGGAAGGAAGGGATAACAAATACCTTAGGAATTGATTTAGGTACACTTAACACCGTTGTCGCAAAACCTTCAGGAGATAAATTTGATCTTTATAAAATACCATCAGTAGTAGCTGTAAAAAAAGAAGATCCATCTTATGTGCTTGCAGTAGGTGAAGATGCAAAACTAATGCTTGGAAGGACACCTGAGGATATTATAGCAGTAAGGCCACTAAGAAAAGGAGTTATAGAAAGTGTAGCTCAGGCAGAAGCTCTCCTTATTTATGCTATGGATAAAGGAGCAGGAGACTCCATGGATCATATTGATAGGATAGTTATAGGTATTCCTGGAGATGCATCTGAAGTAGAGAAGAATGCTGTAGAAGAAATCGGTAGAAAAGCTGGAGCAAGCTATGTTTTAGTTATAAGTGAAGGTCTTGCAGCAGCTATAGGTGCAGGATTACCAATTGCAGAAGCATCTGGTACAATGGTAATTGATATTGGTGCTGGATCAAGTGATATTGTGGTTATCTCTCTCGGTGGAATTACTGATATAGAAACAGTAAGACTTGGTGGAGATAATATTGATGATAACATTGTAGAAAAAGTTAAAGAGTTATACAATGTCCAGATAGGAATTCACGAAGCAGAAAAAGCTAAAATAGAAGTTGGAATGGTCCATTCTGGTTCTGATATTGAAACTATAAAGACCACTGCAATTGGAAAAGATATGGAAACTAACAAACCAAAAGAAGTTGAATTAGATTCAGCACTGGTAGCAGAAGCTGCAGAACCAGTTGTAGTTGAACTTATTGAAGCATTAAAAGTTATACTTGAAAGGATGTCTCCGGAACTTATATCTGGTGTTTACAAAGAAACCGTAGTTGTTGGTGGAACATCACAACTTAGGGGATTAAAAGAAAGGATATATGAAGAAGTAGGCGTTCCTGTAGAAATTTCAGATGACCCTATGACAGTGGTTGCAAAAGGAGCTGCTATTGTAGCTGCAGAACCAAGGGCACTTGAACCAGAAGTACGTCTGAAAGCCATGAAATAA
- a CDS encoding archaetidylserine decarboxylase, whose product MFVKGTLKKAGVFLTLAVLPFLFGYFLVSLILFSIVAFIMQFFRDPNRRVPHEKGVVVAPADGRVLKGQIDKIEIVEYDDPLMKHILKKGEKGVRISTFMSPFDVHVNRSPVSGKIVKTKHFSGKFKLAFKDAETETEKEKNLIVIDSEYGKIGVIQIAGFVARRIVQYVNVGDSVEIGERLGMIKFGSRVDLIVPYEKCKLMVKEGQKPKAAETIMAKMVIAN is encoded by the coding sequence ATGTTCGTTAAAGGAACTTTAAAAAAAGCAGGAGTATTTTTAACTTTAGCAGTCTTACCATTTTTATTTGGATATTTTTTAGTAAGTCTAATCTTATTTTCCATTGTAGCATTTATTATGCAGTTTTTCAGAGACCCAAATAGGAGGGTGCCTCACGAGAAAGGTGTTGTAGTGGCCCCTGCAGATGGCAGAGTACTCAAAGGACAAATTGATAAAATAGAGATAGTTGAATACGATGATCCCCTTATGAAACATATATTAAAAAAAGGGGAAAAAGGGGTTCGGATAAGTACATTCATGTCTCCTTTTGATGTCCACGTGAATAGATCTCCTGTTTCTGGAAAAATTGTAAAGACCAAACACTTCTCTGGGAAATTTAAACTGGCATTTAAGGATGCTGAAACCGAAACTGAAAAAGAAAAGAATTTAATAGTAATTGACTCAGAATATGGAAAAATTGGAGTTATTCAAATTGCAGGTTTTGTAGCAAGGCGTATAGTCCAATATGTCAATGTAGGAGACAGTGTCGAAATAGGAGAAAGATTAGGAATGATAAAATTTGGATCTAGAGTAGATTTAATTGTGCCCTACGAAAAATGCAAATTAATGGTTAAAGAAGGTCAAAAACCAAAAGCAGCAGAAACAATAATGGCTAAAATGGTAATAGCTAATTAG
- a CDS encoding archaetidylserine synthase — protein MNIKSFTSIADIVSIANASSGFLAIIMVTTGNFVLAAKLMLLAVIFDALDGWVARKLKREDEFGFGKNVDSLSDIISFGVAPGMFLYILSQSSGILYLNIIVALLIVICGILRLSRFNVITDSHDDKFVGLPIPSTALILSSFYLSGFFNAGLALVIMTVVSLFMISTVKYPKFRGITTLAVGSILIIATLLPQNILSYITYLPAKLLFIIMLLYLLIVPVIDLYIKFFRSGPNVR, from the coding sequence ATGAATATTAAATCTTTTACATCTATTGCAGATATAGTTTCAATCGCAAACGCTTCATCTGGATTTTTAGCAATTATAATGGTAACTACCGGTAATTTTGTATTAGCTGCCAAGCTTATGTTGCTGGCAGTTATATTCGACGCATTAGACGGATGGGTTGCTAGAAAATTAAAGAGAGAAGACGAATTTGGTTTTGGGAAGAATGTCGATTCTTTATCAGACATTATATCCTTTGGAGTTGCTCCAGGAATGTTTTTATATATATTAAGCCAATCTTCTGGAATATTATACCTCAATATAATCGTAGCTCTTTTAATAGTCATATGCGGGATACTAAGACTTTCAAGGTTCAATGTAATTACAGATTCACATGATGACAAGTTTGTGGGGTTACCTATCCCCTCCACAGCATTGATACTTTCGTCATTTTATCTTTCAGGATTTTTCAATGCAGGTTTAGCATTAGTTATTATGACTGTTGTATCCTTATTCATGATAAGCACAGTCAAATATCCTAAATTTAGAGGCATTACAACGTTAGCTGTGGGAAGCATACTAATTATAGCAACGCTATTACCTCAAAACATTTTGTCATATATCACATATTTGCCCGCAAAGCTTTTATTTATTATTATGCTACTATACTTATTGATTGTACCAGTTATAGATTTATACATTAAATTCTTTAGAAGTGGTCCGAATGTTAGATAA
- a CDS encoding DUF515 domain-containing protein, giving the protein MLDKIRGKKKDDKDTPDLRGNNNKKDDSDIGGRLKGMVGKVTGKGDEDKKEEMKTPPERKMPRPMPKPMAKPGAKPGAKPRLKPPQKRPEDKRPGMGGFGRRIPDDDQKTLVGAAVFGIILIVLVGAGYYFLVYAPYQDTLSNAKQTKLAAVNTYFTGPLATDARGINLRAQISSATTPDQVDAIDVLGPATEAWREYQNQQINTQKDAYGRVMITYNDSTGTQKNSIVKVTDAKTIVNQADATVLSQMVIKTPDTVAIPIIISRLQAAGGLINVGNSVDVYLMNGTTSNTTVSTTNGTPQISGATVLAILRAKDSGTINANKSHAQTVAMSNLVSGSSRSESASEDVDELLKAAAANNWDQTEVSSLLNSYGWRLSDFERTSNLGELDAQYLLLLEVPRENAIFLIQNMNNVILTVPTQQAPNWMIKELKQIYG; this is encoded by the coding sequence ATGTTAGATAAGATACGTGGAAAAAAGAAAGACGATAAAGATACTCCTGATCTTAGGGGGAATAACAATAAAAAGGATGACTCCGATATAGGAGGGCGCCTTAAAGGCATGGTAGGCAAAGTAACTGGAAAAGGAGACGAGGATAAAAAAGAAGAAATGAAAACTCCTCCCGAAAGGAAAATGCCAAGACCTATGCCTAAACCTATGGCAAAACCCGGTGCAAAACCTGGTGCAAAACCACGATTAAAACCTCCTCAAAAGAGGCCTGAAGATAAACGACCGGGAATGGGTGGTTTTGGAAGGAGAATCCCTGATGATGATCAGAAGACTCTTGTCGGGGCTGCAGTTTTTGGAATTATATTGATTGTACTTGTTGGGGCAGGTTACTACTTTTTAGTTTATGCACCTTATCAGGACACGCTATCAAACGCCAAACAAACAAAACTTGCCGCAGTTAATACTTACTTTACAGGACCGCTGGCAACAGATGCACGGGGAATAAATCTGAGAGCCCAAATTTCAAGCGCCACTACGCCTGATCAGGTAGATGCTATAGATGTACTGGGTCCGGCAACAGAAGCGTGGAGAGAATATCAGAATCAACAGATTAATACACAAAAAGATGCCTATGGGCGAGTCATGATAACGTACAATGACAGTACAGGTACGCAGAAGAATTCAATAGTAAAGGTTACAGATGCTAAAACAATAGTTAATCAAGCGGATGCTACTGTTTTATCCCAAATGGTCATTAAAACCCCAGATACTGTTGCTATTCCAATAATCATTTCCAGACTGCAGGCTGCTGGAGGCCTTATAAATGTCGGGAATTCTGTTGACGTGTATTTAATGAATGGAACCACTTCAAACACTACTGTGTCAACAACAAATGGTACTCCTCAAATAAGTGGGGCAACTGTTCTAGCAATTCTAAGAGCCAAAGACAGCGGAACCATAAATGCAAACAAGTCCCATGCACAGACTGTTGCCATGAGTAATTTAGTTTCAGGTAGTTCACGCAGTGAATCAGCATCTGAAGATGTTGATGAGCTTTTAAAAGCTGCTGCTGCTAATAACTGGGATCAAACTGAAGTAAGTTCCTTATTGAACTCATATGGTTGGAGACTATCAGATTTCGAGAGAACATCAAACCTAGGAGAACTTGACGCACAATACCTGTTGTTACTAGAGGTTCCAAGAGAAAATGCAATATTCCTTATACAAAACATGAACAATGTCATACTTACAGTTCCAACCCAGCAAGCTCCTAACTGGATGATTAAGGAGCTAAAACAGATATACGGATAA